In Candidatus Stygibacter australis, one genomic interval encodes:
- a CDS encoding M14 family zinc carboxypeptidase: MKANKAFFIAIFIIFIVSFLQAEDLLIRISTPDKKVTNWLNINQLSDRITYNREYMEIMANQEIIDYLALNQVEYSVIKTESDLIRDLENYRSYDEMYEDLVNFTETYPEITSLTSLGPSMCHQYYLDGNDNYVDFQHEIWCLKVSDNPEVEEDEPNVYFSSLIHARETISLEVVMTFMEEFFADYGTDPEITEFITNNQIWFVPLINPDGYKVVHDELHLYHRKNMRDNNENGEPDYSTTDGVDMNRNF; this comes from the coding sequence ATGAAAGCTAATAAAGCGTTTTTTATTGCTATATTTATAATATTTATAGTCTCATTTTTGCAGGCAGAAGACCTGCTGATCAGAATTTCAACACCTGACAAGAAGGTCACTAACTGGTTAAATATTAATCAGTTATCTGATAGAATAACCTATAATCGGGAATACATGGAAATTATGGCAAATCAGGAGATCATCGATTACCTGGCATTAAATCAGGTGGAATACAGCGTGATCAAAACCGAGTCTGATCTGATCCGTGATCTGGAGAATTACCGTTCTTATGATGAGATGTATGAAGATCTTGTGAATTTCACTGAAACATATCCAGAAATCACAAGTCTTACTTCATTAGGACCTTCTATGTGTCATCAGTATTATCTGGATGGAAACGATAATTATGTTGATTTTCAGCATGAAATCTGGTGTTTGAAAGTTTCAGATAATCCAGAAGTGGAAGAAGATGAGCCTAATGTGTATTTTTCCAGTTTGATCCATGCGCGGGAAACAATCAGTCTGGAAGTGGTAATGACCTTTATGGAGGAATTCTTTGCGGATTACGGAACTGATCCTGAGATCACGGAATTTATCACAAATAATCAAATCTGGTTTGTTCCTTTGATCAATCCCGATGGTTATAAAGTTGTACATGATGAGCTTCATTTATATCATCGCAAAAATATGCGGGATAATAATGAAAATGGAGAACCTGATTATAGTACAACTGATGGTGTGGATATGAATCGTAATTTTG
- a CDS encoding tetratricopeptide repeat protein: protein MDEKKELLIQARYEEKRNWLKARKLLSEGLKKRPDSAELALELAKLYSKKKQYRRAISVCQNTLLYTDNEELLITIANCFLSMREYHVAVSYYKRIKRKSPELFYNRAVALARTKQFDEAVKYARKVLDYDVKSAVPHILLGELYFNKKEFNTAVKCCNQAEAIGGLSSEICFLRGMCWLAQQNYLKAYWDFHKGEIFKMKNPEYYRSYGIVCEGIGKTDKAIELLQKAISIAPERPGAYLELIRVYLLHNMLDAAGELLQAARSSLPEDFPLAMMYNRIIDRLTEGHQ from the coding sequence ATGGATGAGAAAAAAGAGTTGCTGATACAAGCCAGGTATGAGGAGAAAAGAAACTGGTTGAAAGCTCGAAAACTATTGAGTGAAGGACTTAAAAAGCGTCCTGATTCTGCTGAACTGGCATTAGAACTGGCGAAATTGTATTCAAAAAAGAAGCAGTATAGGCGAGCAATAAGTGTGTGCCAGAATACATTGCTATACACAGATAATGAGGAGCTTCTAATTACCATAGCTAATTGTTTTCTGAGCATGAGAGAATATCATGTAGCAGTTAGTTATTATAAAAGGATCAAGCGAAAAAGTCCAGAGCTCTTCTATAATAGAGCTGTGGCATTAGCAAGGACCAAGCAATTTGATGAAGCTGTAAAATATGCCAGGAAGGTGCTGGATTATGATGTAAAATCTGCTGTTCCGCACATATTACTGGGAGAGCTTTATTTCAATAAAAAAGAATTCAATACAGCAGTGAAATGCTGTAATCAGGCAGAGGCGATCGGCGGGCTTAGCAGTGAGATATGTTTTTTACGAGGCATGTGCTGGCTTGCGCAGCAGAATTATTTAAAAGCATATTGGGATTTTCATAAGGGAGAGATATTTAAAATGAAAAATCCCGAATATTATCGTAGTTATGGTATAGTCTGCGAGGGGATTGGGAAAACAGACAAGGCAATAGAGCTTTTGCAAAAGGCAATAAGTATCGCGCCAGAAAGACCTGGAGCGTATTTGGAATTGATCAGAGTATATTTATTGCATAATATGCTGGATGCGGCAGGAGAATTACTGCAAGCAGCGAGAAGTTCATTACCGGAAGATTTTCCTTTGGCTATGATGTATAATAGAATTATTGACCGATTAACAGAGGGTCATCAATAA